One Tenuifilum sp. 4138str genomic region harbors:
- a CDS encoding methylmalonyl-CoA mutase family protein, with protein MAEKSNEKLFTEFPPVSTAEWEAVIREDLKGADYDKKLVWKTLEGFSVRPYYRSEDLANLETVHVKPGDFPFVRGNHQKGNPWLIRQDFEVCLDKPTEANRKAIDMLNRGVESLGFNLCSDCEPSYDSISRLLKDIDLSRVEVNFTGGSASAKALPFIIKFFEQSGVKPTDIKGSIDYSPLTTFALKGKFCCENDASYQGLVNVLNAVKSFPNFRVIGVNAHVFHNSGSSAVQELAFGLAMASDYLNALTDKGFGIDELAARIRFNFAVGANYFMEMAKFRAARMLWAKMVEAYNPKSKDAARMSIHAETSRWNLTVYDPYVNMLRTTTESMSAVLAGVDSLNVLPFDAPFAQPSAFSERIARNQQILLREESHFGKVADPAAGSYYIENLTISIAEYAWNLFLEVDSQGGFREAFTKGFIQEKINEVAAKRDANIASRRETVLGTNQYPNFTEVADLAKVKPEAVTRPKPVKSADAIAQPLVPYRGAQAFEELRYRTDSSGRRPRVFMLTLGNLAMRRARAQFSCNFFAVAGFEVIDNIGFNTVDDGVKAAMDAKSDIVVICSSDDEYATLAPEAFERLNGKAIFVVAGEPACKPDLEAKGIANYISVKSNLLDTLLKYQEMLGIK; from the coding sequence AAGCGGTAATCCGCGAGGATTTGAAAGGAGCCGACTACGATAAAAAGTTGGTATGGAAAACGCTCGAGGGGTTCAGCGTTAGGCCATACTACCGCTCCGAGGATCTTGCAAACCTTGAAACAGTTCATGTTAAACCGGGCGATTTCCCGTTTGTAAGGGGTAACCATCAAAAAGGTAATCCTTGGCTCATCCGTCAGGATTTTGAGGTATGCCTCGACAAACCCACCGAAGCCAATCGAAAAGCAATCGACATGCTGAACCGCGGTGTGGAATCGTTAGGTTTTAACCTATGTAGCGACTGTGAACCCTCATACGACTCCATTAGCCGATTGCTTAAGGATATCGACCTTTCAAGGGTGGAGGTTAACTTTACAGGGGGATCAGCATCAGCCAAGGCGCTTCCTTTCATTATCAAGTTTTTTGAACAGTCGGGCGTAAAGCCAACCGATATCAAAGGTTCTATTGATTACAGCCCGCTCACAACTTTTGCGCTTAAAGGCAAATTCTGCTGCGAGAACGATGCCTCGTACCAGGGTTTGGTGAACGTGCTAAACGCCGTAAAGAGTTTCCCAAACTTCAGGGTTATTGGTGTTAACGCCCATGTATTCCACAACAGTGGCTCCTCGGCTGTTCAGGAGTTGGCCTTTGGCCTTGCCATGGCAAGTGATTACCTAAACGCCCTAACCGACAAGGGGTTTGGTATCGATGAGTTAGCAGCTCGTATCCGTTTCAACTTTGCAGTGGGAGCAAACTACTTCATGGAAATGGCTAAGTTCCGTGCTGCACGCATGCTCTGGGCAAAAATGGTTGAAGCCTACAACCCCAAGAGCAAGGATGCTGCCCGCATGAGCATTCATGCCGAGACCAGCCGTTGGAACCTTACAGTTTACGACCCATACGTTAACATGCTCCGCACCACAACCGAGAGCATGAGCGCCGTATTGGCTGGAGTTGACTCGCTCAACGTGTTGCCATTCGATGCACCATTTGCTCAGCCTTCGGCTTTCAGTGAGCGTATTGCCCGCAACCAGCAAATATTGCTTCGCGAGGAGTCGCACTTTGGTAAAGTAGCCGATCCTGCTGCAGGCAGCTACTACATTGAGAACCTTACAATCTCAATTGCTGAGTACGCCTGGAACCTATTCCTTGAGGTTGACAGCCAGGGAGGTTTCCGCGAAGCCTTTACAAAAGGATTTATTCAGGAAAAGATTAATGAGGTTGCTGCTAAACGCGACGCCAATATTGCCTCGCGCCGCGAGACCGTTCTTGGAACCAACCAGTACCCCAACTTTACTGAGGTTGCCGACCTTGCCAAGGTTAAACCCGAGGCCGTTACCCGTCCAAAGCCCGTGAAATCAGCCGATGCTATTGCTCAACCTCTTGTTCCTTACCGTGGTGCTCAGGCTTTTGAGGAGTTGCGCTACCGAACCGATAGTAGCGGCCGTCGCCCACGTGTGTTCATGCTAACCCTTGGCAATTTGGCCATGCGTCGTGCACGTGCCCAGTTCAGCTGTAACTTCTTTGCCGTTGCTGGCTTTGAGGTTATTGACAACATCGGTTTCAATACTGTTGACGATGGTGTAAAGGCTGCAATGGATGCTAAGTCCGACATTGTGGTGATTTGCAGCTCCGACGATGAGTACGCCACACTTGCCCCCGAAGCCTTTGAAAGGCTTAATGGCAAAGCAATTTTTGTTGTGGCCGGCGAGCCCGCCTGCAAACCCGACCTTGAGGCAAAGGGGATTGCCAACTACATCAGCGTGAAGAGCAACCTGCTCGATACCCTGCTCAAGTATCAGGAAATGCTGGGAATTAAGTAA
- the scpA gene encoding methylmalonyl-CoA mutase produces the protein MKPDFKKIDIKHIDKSSGVLNVEADWLTPERIPVKPAFTETDLENMEHLNYAAGIPPFLRGPYSTMYVMKPWTVRQYAGFSTAEESNAFYRRNLAAGQMGLSVAFDLATHRGYDSDHERVVGDVGKAGVAIDSVEDMKILFDGIPLNKMSVSMTMNGAVLPVMAFYIVAALEQGAKLEELSGTIQNDILKEFMVRNTYIYPPEFSMRIIADIFEYTSRKMPKFNSISISGYHMQEAGATADIELAYTLADGLEYLRTGVKAGIDIDAFAPRLSFFWAVGMNHFMEIAKMRAARLLWAKIVKQFNPKNPKSMALRTHSQTSGWSLTEQDPFNNVARTCIEAMAAALGHTQSLHTNALDEAIALPTDFSARIARNTQLYIQEETNVCRAVDPWAGSYYVEYLTHEIAHKAWKLIQEVEELGGMAKAIETGIPKMKIEEAAARKQARIDSGKDIIVGVNKYRLDKEDPIEILDVDNTAVREAQIRRLQKLRAERNEAEVQAALNAITRCVETGEGNLLELSVEAAKKRATLGEISYACEKVVGRYKAVIRSISGVYSAESMDDPNYQKARELCEKFAKLEGRQPRIMIAKMGQDGHDRGAKVVSTGYADIGFDVDIGPLFQTPAEAAKQAVENDVHVLGVSSLAAGHKTLVPQVIEELKKLGRDDIMVIVGGVIPPQDYQFLYDHGVVGIFGPGTSVASAAVKILEILLEKFEE, from the coding sequence ATGAAACCCGATTTTAAAAAGATAGATATAAAACACATCGATAAAAGTAGCGGTGTGTTAAACGTAGAGGCCGACTGGTTAACACCCGAACGCATTCCGGTGAAACCTGCCTTTACCGAAACCGACCTGGAAAACATGGAGCACCTGAACTATGCGGCAGGTATTCCGCCTTTCCTTCGCGGCCCTTACAGCACCATGTACGTGATGAAACCTTGGACTGTAAGACAGTATGCAGGCTTTTCAACCGCTGAGGAATCAAATGCCTTTTACCGCCGTAACCTGGCCGCTGGCCAGATGGGGCTTTCAGTAGCATTCGACTTAGCCACTCATCGCGGCTACGACTCCGACCACGAGCGTGTAGTTGGCGACGTGGGTAAGGCAGGCGTGGCTATCGACTCGGTAGAGGATATGAAAATCCTTTTCGACGGCATTCCCCTCAACAAGATGTCGGTTTCAATGACCATGAACGGCGCAGTACTTCCCGTTATGGCATTCTACATTGTGGCTGCGCTTGAGCAGGGTGCCAAGCTCGAGGAGCTAAGCGGAACCATTCAGAACGACATCCTGAAGGAGTTCATGGTGCGTAACACCTACATTTACCCTCCTGAATTTTCCATGCGGATTATTGCCGATATCTTTGAGTACACCTCAAGGAAGATGCCCAAGTTCAATAGCATCTCCATTTCAGGGTATCACATGCAGGAGGCCGGTGCTACTGCCGATATTGAGCTAGCATACACCCTTGCCGACGGGCTTGAGTACCTGCGCACTGGTGTAAAAGCTGGTATTGATATAGATGCCTTTGCGCCCCGCCTATCGTTTTTCTGGGCTGTTGGCATGAACCACTTCATGGAGATAGCCAAGATGCGTGCTGCACGCTTGCTCTGGGCTAAGATTGTTAAGCAGTTTAACCCCAAGAATCCCAAATCGATGGCGCTGCGTACACACAGCCAAACATCGGGGTGGAGCTTAACCGAGCAGGATCCCTTTAACAACGTAGCCCGTACCTGCATTGAGGCAATGGCAGCAGCGCTTGGTCATACTCAAAGCTTGCACACCAACGCACTCGATGAGGCCATAGCCCTTCCAACCGATTTCTCGGCTCGTATTGCCCGCAACACTCAGCTATACATTCAGGAGGAAACCAACGTTTGCCGCGCAGTTGACCCATGGGCAGGTTCGTACTACGTTGAGTACCTTACCCACGAGATAGCCCATAAGGCATGGAAACTTATTCAGGAGGTAGAAGAGCTTGGCGGTATGGCAAAAGCCATTGAGACCGGCATTCCAAAAATGAAAATTGAGGAAGCCGCAGCCCGCAAGCAAGCACGTATCGACTCGGGCAAGGATATCATTGTTGGCGTTAACAAGTACCGCCTGGACAAGGAAGATCCCATTGAAATACTTGATGTTGACAACACCGCCGTGCGCGAAGCGCAGATCCGTCGCCTGCAAAAACTCCGTGCTGAACGCAACGAGGCAGAGGTTCAAGCTGCCCTCAATGCCATTACACGTTGCGTAGAAACCGGCGAAGGTAACCTGCTGGAACTATCGGTTGAGGCTGCCAAGAAACGTGCTACACTCGGTGAAATATCATATGCCTGCGAGAAAGTGGTTGGCCGTTACAAAGCGGTTATCCGTTCCATTTCAGGCGTTTACTCAGCAGAATCTATGGATGATCCTAACTACCAGAAAGCCCGTGAGCTCTGCGAAAAGTTCGCTAAGCTCGAGGGACGCCAGCCCCGTATCATGATTGCCAAAATGGGGCAGGATGGCCACGACCGTGGCGCCAAGGTTGTATCGACCGGCTATGCCGATATAGGATTTGATGTGGACATTGGGCCTCTATTCCAAACCCCTGCTGAGGCAGCTAAACAAGCCGTTGAAAACGATGTTCATGTGCTTGGCGTGTCCAGCTTGGCTGCCGGCCACAAGACCCTAGTTCCTCAGGTAATTGAGGAATTAAAGAAACTTGGCCGCGACGATATCATGGTTATTGTTGGGGGCGTTATTCCTCCTCAGGACTACCAGTTCCTTTACGACCATGGCGTTGTGGGCATATTTGGCCCCGGAACCTCAGTGGCTTCAGCTGCCGTTAAAATTTTGGAAATCCTGCTCGAAAAATTTGAAGAGTAA